The following proteins come from a genomic window of Sesamum indicum cultivar Zhongzhi No. 13 linkage group LG10, S_indicum_v1.0, whole genome shotgun sequence:
- the LOC105172745 gene encoding protein PAM68, chloroplastic, translating to MGIYTCARTPPLPLPPSVTSTKRGIQSPSLSPILSNNQFHLIHITPLSATLNSPKGFGPTPKKVKKSKKSKKNYESDEEEEEEEEEEEEEDDREEGVIPEVVTNRMISRMGFSVGIPLFIGLLFFPFFYYLKVGLKIDVPTWVPFIVSFIFFGTALLGVSYGIVSASWDPMREGSLLGWNEAQKNWPVFWQSIWGGSKKKDSSKRSKLQPLSFAYLHTRK from the exons ATGGGAATCTATACGTGCGCAAGAACACCTCCTTTACCACTCCCACCTTCAGTAACCTCAACCAAGCGCGGAATTCAATCCCCAAGCCTTTCACCTATACTATCCAATAACCAGTTCCACTTGATACACATTACTCCACTCTCAGCAACTTTGAATTCTCCCAAAGGCTTCGGACCTACCCCcaagaaagtaaaaaaatccaagaaatcGAAGAAGAATTATGAAAGCgacgaagaagaagaggaagaagaagaagaagaagaagaagaagatgacaGAGAAGAAGGCGTAATTCCAGAGGTAGTGACCAACCGGATGATAAGTAGAATGGGATTCTCTGTTGGAATTCCACTTTTCATTGGGCTGCTATTCTTCCCTTTCTTCTACTATCTCAAGGTTGGACTGAAGATTGATGTTCCCACTTGGGTACCCTTCATTGTGTCGTTCATCTTCTTCGGGACAGCCCTTCTGGGGGTCAGTTACGGAATTGTGTCCGCCAGTTGGGACCCAATGAGGGAGGGCTCACTCTTGGGTTGGAATGAGGCTCAGAAGAATTGGCCTGTTTTCTGGCAGTCAATCTGGGGCGGATCCAAAAAGAA AGATTCATCGAAAAGGTCAAAGCTACAACCTCTGAGTTTTGCATATCTTCACACAAGGAAATAG